Within the Echinicola sp. 20G genome, the region TTTCTTCAATCACGTACTTGCTTCTGGTGTAAACCACCTCACTCACATCCTCTTTAGCTTCATCAAGCATTTCAAGAGTAACATCTCGGAGACTTTGAACATTAGGATGGTATTTCTGTACCGCTTCAACCCCTTCTTGGCACTCCCTTCTTCGATCATTGTAAGCTGTATCCGCTAGAGAATGCTTGACCTGTGTATCACAAAGCACAATTTGGTAATCACCCAATTCTATGGGGAAATAGCTAAAGTCCAAAGACCTGCAATCCAAGCGGATGGCATGATTATCCTTTCCCATCATAGAAGCAAATTGATCCATGATACCACATTGTACTCCTGCAAATTCATGCTCTGCTTTTTGGGCAAACTTAAGCATATTGAGTTTTTCAAGCCCCAAATCAAAAAGTGCTGAAAGGGCCAAGCAAACACCATTTTCTACTGCCGCGGAAGATGACAATCCTGCACCTACGGGGACATCTCCACCAAAAACAAGGTCAAAACCTTTCAGTTCATAGCCCGCCTTCTGAAGTTGTGCTACCACACCCATGACATAATTTCCCCAACCGCTTTCCATGCGTTCAAAGTCATTAATATCAAAGGTCAAAGACTCTTGAAAATCAAAAGAGAAAAGACGGCATTCCTCTGAATCATTGGCCTGGACAGCAATGACAATTTCTTTGTCAATGGCTGCAGGAAGTACAAATCCGTCATTATAATCTGTATGCTCTCCGATAAGGTTAATTCGACCCGGAGATTTAACCACAATAGGTTCTTTGTCAAAAAGTTCTTTAAACTTTGACTGAATGATAGAAGGGTTCATGATAATCTATATTTGCTTTACTTTTTTACTGAAAATTTGAAGGAGGTATAACTATTCAACTGTTCACCCGGATGAAGGGTCACTGAAGGAAAGTGGGGTTGGTTTGGGGAATCTGGAAAGTGTTGGGTTTCCATGGCAATACCTCCGTGTTTTGGATAAGTTTTTCCTTTACCGCTGACACTTCCATCAAAATAGTTTGCAGTATACAATTGGATGCCAGGCTCTGAACTCTGAACTTCCATTTCAATACCTGACTCAGACGAATAAAGTGCAGCTCCTGGATTATTCTTATCAAAAACGATGGTTTGATCCAAGCCATTGGCAATGACCGTTTGTTCATGATCTGAAAACACTGCTTCTTTCACTTTTTTGCTTTGTAGCAAATCAAAAGGTGTTCCTTTAACGGAAAGTATTTCGCCAGTAGGAATACTTCCTTCTACTACAGGAATATAAAAAGGCGCATTTGCCTGGATGTCATGATCAAGAATGGTTTGTGAAAAATCACCCGAAAGGTTAAAATAGGAATGATTGGTAAGATTGATCACAGTAATCTTATCAGTCTCGGCAGTATAGGAAATTTTAAGTTCACTTTCACCTTCCAAGCTAAAGGTAACACACACTTTCAGGTTTCCTGGATAATTCTCCTCACCATCTGGACTGAGATAAGTAAACTTTACACCACGTTCAACAATTTCCGCTTCCCAAATCTTCTTGTCAAAACCTATCTTGCCCCCATGAAGATGGTGTTCCCCATTCGTAATGGCCAATTGATAATCCTTTCCATCTACCTCTATTTTCCCTCTGTTGATCCTGTTGCAAACCCTGCCAACTGTACATCCCATGAAGGCATTGGCCTTCAAATAGCTTTCACTGATGTACTCCTCAAAAGTATCAAAGCCCAACACGACATCTGTAATCTCTCCTTCCCTATCAGGGACAAAAAGATGGGTCAGTGTGGCGCCATAATTGGTTACACAAACTTTGGTACCATAATCATTGCTTAGAGTAAATAAATGGACATCCGTTCCATTTAGTGTTTTGCCGAAAACAGATTGCTCGACTAGTATTTTGGTGTGATTTGGCTTTTCGGTCGACAAAGAAGTCAGGTTTATTAATTGACAATTTTGATTTTAAGAAGTGCCAAATTAATAGATTAAAAAATGTAATTAAGGCCTGTTAGAACTTATTTTTTAAAAAAACGTTCCCGAAAACGTTTCCATTACTAATTCATTTTTGTGATGATTTCCTCACAATTAGCTCAGTATCCAAAACAATGGTCTGAGGCTTAAAATCCTCTGGATTCATCAGCTGGTCCAAAAGATTGTTAGCTGCCAATTTCCCCATTTCATATGCAGGTTGATCCACTGTGGTAAGGGAAGGTTCCAAAGCGTCCGACACAGGCATGTTGGTAAAGCCCACCAAGGCCACATCAGAAGGTATCTTTAAACCTTTTGATTTTAAAAATTTCATCACATCAATGGCTACGGGGTCATTGATCGCAAAAATAGCATCTGGTCTTTTTTCCAAATTCAATAATTCCTGCACCAAATTCTGGGTACTTTCGATTGTCAAATCGCTGTGCTTTACCAAGGCAAAGTCCACTTCAATGCCATATTCATTCAAAGCTTTTTCGTAACCTGCCATACGTTTTTTGCTAATGTACATTTCTTCAGGACCAGACATAAAAGCTATCCGTCTACAACCTTGCTCAATCAAATGCTTGGTCACTTTATATGCCCCCACAGTATCATCAACAATTACAGTTGAAACCGGCAAGCCTTCATGAATCCTGTCAAAAAGTACAAAAGGAATTTCTCTGTCGATCAGATTTTCAAGATGCTCATACGAGGATGTTTCCCTGGACAAAGAGATCAACAAACCATCAACGCGGCTAGAGATCAAGGTGCGAATATCTGATTTCTCTTGATCAAAACTTTCATTGGATTGGCAGATCATCACATTATAGCCCCTACTGTAAGCCGTATCTTGAATACCACTGATATTGGAGGCAAAAAAATGAGAAGCCAACTGGGGAACGACAATTCCCAAAGTTTTGGTTTTGTTGACCCGAAGGCTTTGGGCCACCACATTGGGGGAGTAATTCAGCTTTTCAGCCATGGCCAAAACCTTCTTCCTGGTCTCCAGCTTGATTTCGGGAGAGTCCCTCAATGCCCTTGATACTGTGGAAATACTGATTTTAAGCTTTAGCGCAATGTCCCTGATGGTTACTTGTCCCTTTTTCATTTTTTTCTTTGTTACTCAAAAAATGAATATACATTTTTTACAAGAGAACACCTATTTCCCATACTTTTGGGACTAGCTTATTCTTGGTAGATGGTAAACAAAACAGTCTCTCCGACCGCCTTAAGCGTTCGTTTATCAATAACCTCCATGTTATCGGAATGCTTGTGGTGGTACCTACCAAATCCAAAATCAGGGGAATAATCAATGATGTCAATCATAGGAATCCGGGCAATTTCATTTACAGGAATATGATCATCAGTGATCGCATGAGAATCCCTCATCTGAAAGAAATCACTATGGCCTATTGAATGGGCAAAATTCCATACCTTGGTCACAATCCCTTTTGCGTATTGTTGCGAAACACCCTCTTTATAAAAACGAGCTCCTTTCGCTCCAACCATGTCCACCAAGATCCCGTAATAAGCAGCATAGCCCCGTTCATGTGGGTTTTTGGACCAATATTGAGAGCCCAAACACCACCATTTGGCATCATCTGTACCGCCTTTGGCAGACTCAGGCTTTCCATCATCCTCACCATCAAACAAAATAAAATCAATCCCAATATCAGGTTTCAGTTCAGCATTTGAAATGCTTCTGGCTATTTCTAATAAAACCCCAACCCCACTGGCACCGTCATTGGCACCGTCAATGGGTTCATTGATGCGCTCTGTATCTTTATCAGCTATCCTTCTGGTATCCCAATGGGCTGCCAAAATTACCCGCTTCTTGGCTGATGGATTAAAGGAAGCAATGATGTTCATCAACTCCAATTTTTTCCCATCATAGGCCTCTGCTTCAAATTCCTGAACCTCTACCCCCAATCCAAATGACTTGAATTTCTCCTGTAGCCAAAAAGAAGTTGCTTTATGGGCATCGGTATTGGGAACCCTTGGCCCAAAATCAACCTGATCCTGAATGTACTGATATGCAGAGTCCACACTAAATGCAGGAACATCACTCAAGGCAACCTCAACCTGAGGTTCTTCTACTACAACTTCACTTTTGCGATCTCCACATGCTCCCAAAAACCATAGTAAAACTATAGCCCATACTAAATTATTCTTCATATGCCCAATCTACTTTATCTTTCATATCCTTTACAACTACACCAATTGATTTCAACGCAGACCTGATTTCATCTACTTTGTCATAATTTTTGGCCAGTTTGGCTTCTTGGTAAACTCTTAGGAGGATTTCCAGCAATTCCTGCTGCTTGTCAGATTTCTCT harbors:
- a CDS encoding M28 family peptidase, with the protein product MKNNLVWAIVLLWFLGACGDRKSEVVVEEPQVEVALSDVPAFSVDSAYQYIQDQVDFGPRVPNTDAHKATSFWLQEKFKSFGLGVEVQEFEAEAYDGKKLELMNIIASFNPSAKKRVILAAHWDTRRIADKDTERINEPIDGANDGASGVGVLLEIARSISNAELKPDIGIDFILFDGEDDGKPESAKGGTDDAKWWCLGSQYWSKNPHERGYAAYYGILVDMVGAKGARFYKEGVSQQYAKGIVTKVWNFAHSIGHSDFFQMRDSHAITDDHIPVNEIARIPMIDIIDYSPDFGFGRYHHKHSDNMEVIDKRTLKAVGETVLFTIYQE
- a CDS encoding LacI family DNA-binding transcriptional regulator; this translates as MKKGQVTIRDIALKLKISISTVSRALRDSPEIKLETRKKVLAMAEKLNYSPNVVAQSLRVNKTKTLGIVVPQLASHFFASNISGIQDTAYSRGYNVMICQSNESFDQEKSDIRTLISSRVDGLLISLSRETSSYEHLENLIDREIPFVLFDRIHEGLPVSTVIVDDTVGAYKVTKHLIEQGCRRIAFMSGPEEMYISKKRMAGYEKALNEYGIEVDFALVKHSDLTIESTQNLVQELLNLEKRPDAIFAINDPVAIDVMKFLKSKGLKIPSDVALVGFTNMPVSDALEPSLTTVDQPAYEMGKLAANNLLDQLMNPEDFKPQTIVLDTELIVRKSSQK
- a CDS encoding aldose epimerase family protein, whose protein sequence is MSTEKPNHTKILVEQSVFGKTLNGTDVHLFTLSNDYGTKVCVTNYGATLTHLFVPDREGEITDVVLGFDTFEEYISESYLKANAFMGCTVGRVCNRINRGKIEVDGKDYQLAITNGEHHLHGGKIGFDKKIWEAEIVERGVKFTYLSPDGEENYPGNLKVCVTFSLEGESELKISYTAETDKITVINLTNHSYFNLSGDFSQTILDHDIQANAPFYIPVVEGSIPTGEILSVKGTPFDLLQSKKVKEAVFSDHEQTVIANGLDQTIVFDKNNPGAALYSSESGIEMEVQSSEPGIQLYTANYFDGSVSGKGKTYPKHGGIAMETQHFPDSPNQPHFPSVTLHPGEQLNSYTSFKFSVKK
- a CDS encoding galactokinase; this encodes MNPSIIQSKFKELFDKEPIVVKSPGRINLIGEHTDYNDGFVLPAAIDKEIVIAVQANDSEECRLFSFDFQESLTFDINDFERMESGWGNYVMGVVAQLQKAGYELKGFDLVFGGDVPVGAGLSSSAAVENGVCLALSALFDLGLEKLNMLKFAQKAEHEFAGVQCGIMDQFASMMGKDNHAIRLDCRSLDFSYFPIELGDYQIVLCDTQVKHSLADTAYNDRRRECQEGVEAVQKYHPNVQSLRDVTLEMLDEAKEDVSEVVYTRSKYVIEENERLLKGCELLEKGDIKGFGQQMYGSHDGLSEMYEVSCKELDFLADFAKSNESVAGARMMGGGFGGCTINLVEKSGKEQFEKEVSAAYQEAFGKALKIYEVNITDGTRLVTV